Genomic DNA from Raphanus sativus cultivar WK10039 unplaced genomic scaffold, ASM80110v3 Scaffold4735, whole genome shotgun sequence:
AAATCGGTGTGATGTGATGAGATAAAACAATGGAGAAAAGAGACCAGATAACAAGCAGGCTGGTATGAGCCAACATTCACAGGATAGATGGGCAAACACAACTAGAAAGAGATATATTAACAAGACAACAAGACTAAAGGATCAAGAGAAGGTTTCATGTTAGTGTTTTCTAGGTCAATGAAGACTAGCCTCTGATTTCTAGTCAGGTAATCAGGTATGCACATAGGGTAACAAGAATAGAGTTGTGAGGTGGTGTTACTTGAAGTAATGGCAGGATTAACAAAAGTCCCATCCTCTTTTTTCAACTGAACTCTGACTCTCCCTACTTGCATGAAATCACGCGGGTACGCTTTGTCAATCTGAGGACAATACACATAAAAAAAACAAGTCAAACAATTTATCatacattatattttctttCCCCCAACTTATAAGGAATAAATTACCTCGACGGCGGCAGGGAGTTTGAGATGCTTGCAGCAGTCACTAATCTCAATGCAGTTAGGGTTCTCACAAGCTTTACTCAAACTGATTCTCCTCCCCTCCGCCACAGTTTTCTTGGAATTCATATAGACTGGGTACATCACTACCCACTTCTTGATGTTCAGCGCTCCACTATCCATCTACAAACATTCATCACAATCACAATCACAATCACAATCTGAACCTGAGAATTTTAAAGATCCAGAATCATTCGACCTAATTACGTGACTAAACACTTATAAATCACACAGATCTGTTCCGATTTCCCAGAAATTCACAAGCATCGAGAGCCCTAATCGTGTACATGCGCGAGaaggaatatatttttttttatttttggttccACAGAAGATCAGTTGATTCTTGAATACGAAGAGAAGAGAAACGAACCTTGGAATCAAGCTTTTGTGGATTGAGATTGCTtcggaagaagaagagcaacaccgacggaggaagaaggagagattTGATGATTCTCACTGACAACTTTTATTTGACCTCCCAAAGATTTTAGACTGCTCGTTTcgtaaccaaaccgaaccataATAAACCGGGACACAGttaaaaaaaatggaattgatttttgatttgcttttttttttttgtcaaggtGTTTTTTGATTTGCTTATTTTCTCCCCATCAAAAAAGGGGCCAGCGACTAAAGACTCTTCTGGGTACTCGGAGACATCAGCTTTTTACTCCACCGGTCAACTGTGAGTGTAGTTTATTCGCTTCCTCCTCGATTGTGATATAGAGAAACACTTACGGATTGGTATGACATCATCTATCAAATCTCTTGTTCCAGTTTTTAGACCAATCTTGTTttgtcatctctctctctcaagtttTAGACCAATTTTGTTCATCCCTGATTaggttagggtttagagtcCTAATGTTCATCTGTTTATATGTGTGTTTACTGTTTAGTTTCAGTTTGTGTACATACAAGTCAATTAAGAACATTGGGAGTTATAGAAATTGAGTTTGCCTTCAAATATTCTCTGTAGAATTAGATATTCCAAGGAAACCATTCTCTACTCAACGATTATTAGGCTATTCTGAATCTTTAATGAtcaatgtttcatttttttttctgaatgaaATCAATATTTCATTGTTTTACTTTCTCTGGTTAAAGCCAAGTTTAAAGTTATGGCACTAGTGAAAGAGGACCGCTGCGAGGAGTCTCATAAGTATATGAGTTTGGCTCTGCACCAGGTAAACACTAGTACTGCTTCCACTATTACTGCAAAAGTTTGTTACTTTTTTAAAGTTACAATGTTTGATTTCCAAGGACTGCAGGCCAAGCTTGCTCTGGAGGCTCTTGAAGTTCCTGTGGGGTATCAGATTTTTTACTTTACTTTATCCCAATTGCGGTTTCTCGCTACTATTATCAATTATATTCTTATCGTTTTTGTTTGTCTGGATCAGATGTGTCATTCTTGAGGAGGGTAACATCATTGCTTCAGGGCGTAACCGAACTAATGAGACACGCAATGTACTCTTTCTAAAACTCTTACCTATTTGGCTATTTCTCTTTATGAGTCTGAAACATAAATGCGATGACCTAGAGTGTCTCTTGATTGTCACATTGGTTACTTGATCTGTGCTACTTACTAAGTCGTTTGTTATAATTTTGTTCGGGAAGGCCACAAGACATGCAGAGATGGAAGCAATCGATGAACTTATTGGACAATGGCAAAAAGATAGACTCTCACCCTCACAAGTCGCTGAGAAATTCTCGAAATGTGTTCTTTACGTAACATGTGAACCTTGCATAATGTGTGCATCGGCCTTATCGTTTCTCGGTATGATTCCTtgacatttttttgtttgtttgttttgttccCTGATATGATCTTCTCTCTTTAATAAAAGGTATAAAGGAAGTATATTACGGATGCGGAAATGATAAATTTGGGGGTTGTGGCTCCATATTGTCGCTTCACTTAGGGAGTTCTCAGACGTAAGATTATCATCTGTAGGTCCTAAAGATCACACGGCAATCTTATTAGAAAGAAGGTGcctttttttaattgaaatttgtgatctctgtttttttttttgatagtGAAGAAGGTCAAGGAGGAAAAGGGTACAAGTGCAAAGGAGGAATAATGGCAGACGAAGCTGTCTCTCTTTTCAAATGTTTCTATGAGCAAGGCAATCCCAACGGTAACCATTATCATCTTTCCCTGCAACTATGTTCTTTGATGAAACATCTTCAAAAccgttcttgtttttttttttttggttttagccCCAAAGCCACACCGCCCTGTAGTTCAAAGAGAGAGAGGACTTAGCCTCTTAGAGACGAACATGGTTTGAAAATTGACGTTTCTGATTTAGAGTATGAAGAAGTTGAGGGGGAGTTTGTCAAATGATGATTCTATGTATGTTTTTGCTACTTTTGGCACATGAAACATTGTTACCTATATtcaaaacttttttatattctCGTAAGTTGGAGTTCTCAATCTTGAGTTACTTAGTTGGTTTTA
This window encodes:
- the LOC108835642 gene encoding signal recognition particle 19 kDa protein, giving the protein MDSGALNIKKWVVMYPVYMNSKKTVAEGRRISLSKACENPNCIEISDCCKHLKLPAAVEIDKAYPRDFMQVGRVRVQLKKEDGTFVNPAITSRKQLMQKIAELVPRHPERMKKQESQKVKKQEPQATTSTSGTSSKSGKGGKKKR
- the LOC108835643 gene encoding tRNA-specific adenosine deaminase TAD2, whose protein sequence is MALVKEDRCEESHKYMSLALHQAKLALEALEVPVGCVILEEGNIIASGRNRTNETRNATRHAEMEAIDELIGQWQKDRLSPSQVAEKFSKCVLYVTCEPCIMCASALSFLGIKEVYYGCGNDKFGGCGSILSLHLGSSQTEEGQGGKGYKCKGGIMADEAVSLFKCFYEQGNPNAPKPHRPVVQRERGLSLLETNMV